From a single Camelus bactrianus isolate YW-2024 breed Bactrian camel chromosome 11, ASM4877302v1, whole genome shotgun sequence genomic region:
- the CDH23 gene encoding cadherin-23 isoform X9 has protein sequence MVKSPLNRELVATYEVTLSVIDNASDLPERSISVPNAKLTVSILDVNDNTPQFKPFGITYYTERVLEGATPGTTLIAVAAVDPDKGLNGLITYTLLDLMPPGYVQLEDSSAGKVVANRTVDYEEVHWLNFTVRASDNGSPPRAAEIPVYLEIVDVNDNNPVFDQSSYQETIFEDVPVDTVIVTVTATDADSGNFALIEYSLVDGEGKFAINPTTGDIYVLSSLDREKKDHYILTALAKDNPGDVASNRRENSVQVVIQVLDVNDCRPQFSKPQFSTSVYENEPAGTSVITMMATDQDEGSNAELAYSLEGPGVEAFHVDIDSGLVITKRPLQSYERFNLTVVATDGGQPPLWGTTMLLVEVIDVNDNRPIFMRPPNGTILHIKEEIPLRSNVYEVYATDKDEGLNGAVRYSFLKTTGSRDWEYFTIDPISGLIQTAQRLDREKQAVYSLILVASDLGQPVPYETMQPLQVALEDIDDNEPLFVRPPKGSPQYQLLTVPEHSPRGTLVGNVTGAMDADEGSNAIVYYFIAAGNEEKNFHLQPDGCLMVLRDLDREREAIFSFIIKASSNRSWTPPRGPSLTLDLVTDLTLQEVRVVLEDINDQPPRFTKAEYTAGVATDAKVGSELIQVLALDADIGNNSLVFYSILAIHYFRALANDSEDVGQVFTMGSVDGVLRTFDLFMAYSPGYFVVDIVARDLAGHNDTAIIGIYILRDDQRVKIVINEIPDRVRGFEEEFIRLLSNITGAIVNTDDVQFHVDKKGRVNFAQTELLIHVVNRENNRILDVDRVIQMIDENKEQLRNLFRNYNVLDVQPAISARLPDDMSALQMAIIVLAILLFLAAMLFILMNWYYRTVHKRKLKAIVAGSAGSRGFIDIMDMPNTNKYSFDGANPVWLDPFCRNLELAAQAEHEDDLPENLSEIADLWNSPTRTHGTFGREPAAVKPDDDRYLRAAIQEYDNIAKLGQIIREGPIKGSLLKVVLEDYLRLKKLFAQRMVQKASSCHSSISELIQTELEEEPGERSPGQGSLRCCHKPPMELKGPDGIHVMHGSTGTLLATDLNSLPEDDQKGLGRSLETLTTAEASAFERNARTESAKSTPLHKLRDVIMESPLEITEL, from the exons ATGGTGAAGTCCCCCCTGAACCGAGAGCTGGTTGCCACCTATGAGGTCACTCTCTCAGTGATTGATAATGCCAGCGACCTGCCAGAGCGCTCCATCAGCGTGCCAAATG CCAAGCTGACAGTCAGCATCTTGGACGTCAATGACAACACGCCCCAGTTCAAGCCCTTCGGGATCACCTACTACACAGAGCGGGTCCTGGAGGGGGCCACCCCAGGCACCACGCTCATTGCTGTGGCAGCTGTGGACCCCGACAAGGGTCTCAATGGGCTGATCACCTACACCCTGCTGGACCTTATGCCCCCAGGCTACGTCCAGCTGGAAGACTCCTCAGCAG GGAAGGTCGTTGCCAACCGGACAGTGGACTATGAGGAAGTGCACTGGCTCAACTTTACCGTGAGGGCCTCAGACAATGGGTCCCCACCCCGGGCAGCCGAGATTCCTGTCTACCTGGAGATTGTGGATGTCAATGACAACAACCCCGTCTTCGACCAGTCCTCCTACCAG GAAACCATCTTTGAGGATGTTCCTGTGGACACAGTCATCGTGACGGTCACTGCTACTGACGCTGACTCAGGCAACTTCGCCCTCATTGAGTACAGCCTTGTGGATGGAGAGGGAAAGTTTGCCATCAACCCCACCACA GGTGACATCTATGTGCTGTCCTCTCTGGACCGGGAGAAGAAGGATCACTATATCCTGACAGCCTTGGCCAAAGACAACCCTGGGGATGTAGCCAGCAACCGTCGAGAAAATTCAGTGCAG GTGGTGATCCAGGTGCTAGACGTCAACGACTGCCGGCCACAGTTCTCCAAGCCCCAGTTCAGCACAAGCGTGTACGAGAATGAGCCAGCCGGCACCTCGGTCATCACCATGATGGCCACCGACCAGGATGAGGGCTCCAATGCAGAGCTGGCCTACTCACTGGAGGGCCCCGGTGTGG AGGCCTTCCACGTGGACATAGACTCAGGCCTGGTGATCACAAAGCGGCCACTGCAATCCTATGAGAGGTTCAACCTGACTGTGGTGGCCACGGATGGCGGACAGCCCCCACTCTGGGGCACCACTATGCTCCTAGTGGAGGTCATCGACGTCAATGACAACCGCCCCATCTTCATGCGCCCGCCCAATGGCACCATCCTCCACATCAAAGAG GAGATCCCACTGCGCTCCAACGTGTATGAGGTCTACGCCACAGACAAGGACGAGGGCCTCAATGGGGCCGTACGCTACAGCTTCCTGAAGACAACAGGCAGCCGAGACTGGGAGTACTTCACCATCGACCCGATCAGTGGCCTCATCCAGACGGCACAGCGCCTGGACCGTGAGAAGCAGGCAGTGTACAGT CTCATCCTGGTGGCCAGCGACCTGGGCCAGCCTGTGCCCTATGAGACTATGCAGCCGCTGCAGGTGGCCCTGGAGGACATCGATGACAACGAACCCCTCTTTGTGAGGCCTCCG AAAGGCAGCCCCCAGTACCAGCTGCTGACAGTGCCCGAACACTCGCCACGTGGCACGCTCGTGGGCAACGTGACAGGCGCTATGGACGCCGATGAGGGCTCCAATGCCATCGTGTACTACTTCATCGCAG CCGGCAACGAGGAGAAGAACTTCCATCTGCAGCCCGACGGGTGTCTGATGGTGCTGCGGGACCTGGACAGGGAGCGTGAAGCCATCTTCTCCTTCATCATCAAGGCCTCAAGCAACCGCAGCTGGACACCTCCCCGTGGGCCCTCCCTCACCCTTGACCTGGTCACTGACCTCACCCTGCAGGAAGTGCGAGTCGTGCTGGAGGACATCAACGACCAGCCGCCACGCTTCACCAAGGCTGAGTACACTGCAG GAGTGGCCACCGATGCCAAGGTTGGCTCAGAGTTGATACAGGTGCTGGCCCTGGACGCAGACATTGGCAACAACAGCCTCGTCTTCTACAGCATCCTGGCCATCCACTACTTCCGGGCCCTTGCCAATGACTCTGAGGATGTAGGCCAGGTCTTCACCATGG GGAGTGTGGACGGCGTCCTGCGCACCTTCGACCTCTTCATGGCCTACAGCCCTGGCTACTTCGTGGTGGACATTGTGGCCCGGGACCTGGCAGGCCACAATGACACAGCCATAATCGGCATCTACATCCTGAGGGACGACCAGCGTGTCAAGATCGTCATTAACGAGATCCCCGATCGCGTGCGTGGCTTTGAGGAAGAGTTCATTCGCCTGCTGTCCAACATCACTGGTGCCATCGTCAACACCGATGACGTGCAG TTCCACGTGGACAAGAAGGGTCGGGTAAATTTCGCACAGACAGAACTGCTTATCCACGTGGTGAACCGAGAAAACAACCGTATCTTGGACGTAGACCG GGTGATCCAGATGATTGACGAAAACAAGGAGCAGCTGCGGAATCTCTTCCGGAACTACAACGTCCTGGACGTGCAGCCCGCCATCTCTGCCCGGCTGCCCGACGACATGTCTGCCCTGCAG ATGGCGATCATTGTCCTGGCCATTCTCCTCTTCCTGGCTGCCATGCTCTTCATCCTTATGAACTGGTACTACAGGACCGT ACACAAGAGGAAGCTCAAAGCCATCGTGGCTGGCTCGGCAG GGAGTCGTGGCTTCATTGACATCATGGACATGCCTAACACCAACAAGTATTCTTTCGATGG GGCCAACCCTGTGTGGCTGGATCCTTTTTGCCGGAACCTGGAGCTGGCCGCCCAGGCCGAGCATGAGGACGACCTGCCGGAGAACCTGAGTGAGATCGCTGACCTGTGGAATAGCCCCACCCGCACCCAC ggaACTTTTGGACGTGAACCAGCAGCGGTCAAGCCTGACGATGACCGGTACCTGCGGGCAGCAATCCAGGAGTACGACAACATTGCCAAGCTGGGCCAGATCATTCGGGAGGGGCCCATCAAG ggctcGCTGCTGAAGGTGGTCTTGGAGGATTACTTGCGGCTCAAAAAGCTCTTTGCACAGCGGATGGTGCAAAAAGCCTCCTCCTGCCACTCCTCCATCTCTGAG CTGATCCAGACTGAACTGGAAGAGGAGCCAGGGGAGCGCAGCCCCGGCCAAGGCAGCCTGCGCTGCTGCCACAAGCCTCCCATGGAGCTCAAGGGGCCCGACGGGATCCACGTGATGCACGGCAGCACAGGCACGCTGCTGGCCACCGACCTCAACAGCCTGCCCGAGGATGACCAGAAGGGCCTGGGCCGCTCCCTGGAGACGCTGACGACCGCTGAGGCCAGCGCCTTCGAGCGCAACGCCCGCACCGAGTCCGCCAAATCCACGCCCCTGCACAAGCTTCGGGACGTGATCATGGAGAGCCCGCTGGAGATCACGGAACTATGA
- the PSAP gene encoding prosaposin, with protein MYALFVLASLLGAAVASPVLGLKECALGPELWCQNVKTASDCGAIRHCLQTIWSKPTVKSLPCDICKEVITAAGNMLKDNATEQEILVYLEKTCDWLPKPNMSASCREIVDSYLPVILDMIKGQMSHPEEVCAALNLCESLQKHLAVLSHQEQLESNQIPEVDMAEVLAPFMANVPLLLYPQDGPHSEPQPKPNEDVCQDCIKLVTDIQSAVRTNSTFVQAFVEHVKEQCDRLGPGMADMCKNYVNQYSEIAIQMMMHMEPREICGLAGFCDKVKEMPMQTLVPADEISEDVIPALELMEPIQVSFIPGLSKLLCKGCQVAVKDVVKLIAGKKAEEDILGALDKVCSKLPKILSRHCQKLVNAHGKSILSLPEQLANSESVCGVLHLCPQNLPMLMVQVTALSKSGGFCDVCKMLVSYLDHNLEKNSTKEEILAALEKGCSFLPDPYRKQCDQFVTQYEPVLIEILVEVMDPSFVCLKIGACPPAHQPLLGTDKCVWGPSYWCQNMELAALCNAVEHCKRHVWN; from the exons CTGTCGCCAGCCCTGTCCTGGGCCTGAAGGAATGCGCCCTCGGCCCGGAGCTGTGGTGCCAGAACGTGAAGACGGCGTCCGACTGCGGGGCCATCAGGCACTGCCTGCAGACCATCTGGAGCAAGCCCACGGTG aaatcCCTTCCCTGCGACATATGCAAAGAAGTCATCACCGCAGCCGGCAACATGTTGAAAGACAATGCCACCGAG CAAGAGATCCTCGTGTACTTGGAGAAGACCTGTGACTGGCTTCCCAAACCGAACATGTCTGCCTCGTGCAGGGAGATCGTAGACTCCTATCTCCCAGTCATCTTGGACATGATTAAAGGACAGATG AGCCATCCCGAGGAGGTGTGCGCCGCTCTCAACCTCTGTGAGTCCCTTCAAAAGCACTTGGCGGTGCTGAGTCACCAGGAACAGCTTGAGTCCAATCAGATCCCCGAAGTGGATATGGCTGAGGTGTTGGCTCCCTTCATGGCCAATGTCCCCCTCCTCCTCTACCCTCAGGATGGCCCCCACAGCGAGCCCCAGCCAAAG CCTAATGAGGACGTGTGCCAGGACTGCATTAAGCTGGTGACTGACATCCAGAGTGCTGTGAGGACCAACTCCACCTTTGTCCAGGCCTTCGTGGAGCATGTCAAGGAGCAGTGTGACCGCCTGGGGCCCGGCATGGCCGACATG TGCAAGAACTATGTCAACCAGTATTCAGAAATTGCTATCCAAATGATGATGCATATG GAACCCAGGGAGATTTGTGGGCTGGCTGGTTTCTGTGACAAGGTGAAGGAGATGCCCATGCAGACTCTGGTGCCTGCTGACGAGATCTCAGAGGACGTCATCCCTGCCCTGGAGCTGATGGAGCCCATCCAG GTGAGCTTTATCCCAGGACTGTCCAAGCTTTTATGTAAAGGCTGCCAGGTAGCTGTGAAGGACGTGGTCAAGCTGATTGCTGGCAAAAAGGCTGAG GAGGATATACTTGGTGCTCTTGACAAAGTGTGCTCAAAGTTGCCCAAGATTTTATCCAGGCATTGTCAGAAGCTGGTGAACGCTCACGGCAAGTCCATCCTTTCCCTCCCCGAGCAGTTGGCGAACTCTGAGTCGGTGTGCGGGGTACTCCATCTCTGCCCTCAGAATCTGCCTATGCTGATGG TACAAGTGACAGCTCTGTCGAAGAGTGGGGGCTTCTGTGATGTGTGCAAGATGCTGGTGAGCTATTTGGACCACAACCTGGAGAAAAACAGCACGAAGGAGGAGATCCTGGCTGCTCTCGAGAAAGGCTGCAGCTTCCTGCCTGACCCATACCGGAAGCAG TGTGATCAGTTTGTGACCCAGTACGAGCCTGTGCTGATAGAAATCCTGGTGGAGGTGATGGATCCTTCCTTCGTGTGCCTG AAAATTGGAGCCTGCCCCCCAGCCCATCAGCCTCTTTTGGGAACTGACAAGTGTGTCTGGGGTCCAAGCTACTGGTGCCAGAACATGGAGTTGGCAGCCCTGTGCAAC GCTGTCGAGCATTGCAAACGTCATGTATGGAACTAA